One Papaver somniferum cultivar HN1 chromosome 10, ASM357369v1, whole genome shotgun sequence genomic window carries:
- the LOC113316121 gene encoding uncharacterized protein LOC113316121: MAREKLGNPPKFSCPCVDCKNLAEPLPPCTVHLLLLKRGMDPTYSEWVLHGEKDNSSNDVHDQEAARRTFYQMWTEANVEGYSPIDPGQDTMHDEGLANQIVEADFPLYPGCTTHTKLSIIIELYRNKTVNGVSQKAFDELLKTTGSMLPPGHCLPKSTYEVKKLLKAFKLTYEKIHACQNDCCLFRKELKDADECPKCHYSRWKEDTSNMEYDDMIDKSKMKIPVKVLRYFPIVPRLKRLYKSAELAQKLIWHATHKSTYGKIRHPSDSLAWQHIDTKFPEFASESRNLRLGLATDRFNPFGDLSPSHRKKQPGRDIDIYLQPLIDDLIELWDNGVEVYDKFSNTMFNLKALLMWTINDFPAYGNLSGCTYKGKASCPLCGDNTLSTWLSFSRKTVYMNHRRFLPYNHHLRSSKKKAMFNGDIERNEKPPIMSGVVAFERQSSIVNDFGKVKQNEAEKRKDKEEKKNKKNNNQKKVQSSATTDANDGNSKCGKRKREVATDVGSSAAATSGAHDADHPIFNKQSIFFEFPYWKEAFLEIWLLESP, from the exons ATGGCCCGTGAGAAACTTGGAAATCCTCCTAAGTTTAGTTGTCCGTGTGTTGATTGTAAGAATCTTGCTGAGCCACTTCCTCCATGTACAGTTCATCTTCTCTTGCTAAAACGAGGAATGGATCCTACTTACTCAGAGTGGGTTCTTCACGGCGAGAAGGATAATAGTTCTAATGATGTTCATGATCAAGAGGCAGCAAGACGTACTTTTTATCAGATGTGGACAGAAGCTAATGTTGAAGGTTATTCTCCGATTGATCCGGGTCAGGATACTATGCATGACGAGGGGTTGGCAAACCAGATAGTAGAGGCTGACTTCCCTTTATACCCTGGTTGCACTACACACACGAAGCTATCAATCATTATTGAGCTTTATAGGAACAAGACGGTAAATGGTGTATCTCAGAAAGCTTTTGATGAACTTCTCAAGACAACTGGTTCAATGTTGCCCCCAGGTCATTGTCTTCCCAAATCAACATATGAAGTGAAAAAGTTGTTGAAGGCTTTTAAACTGACTTATGAGAAAATACACGCATGTCAGAATGATTGCTGTTTGTTCAGAAAGGAGTTGAAAGATGCAGATGAATGTCCTAAATGTCACTATTCTAGGTGGAAGGAAGATACATCTAACATGGAATATGATGACATGATAGACAAGTCCAAAATGAAGATACCAGTTAAGGTGCTTAGATACTTCCCCATTGTGCCGAGATTAAAGAGATTGTATAAATCAGCAGAGCTGGCTCAAAAACTGATATGGCACGCGACACATAAGAGTACATATGGGAAGATACGTCATCCATCAGATTCTTTGGCTTGGCAGCACATAGACACAAAGTTCCCCGAGTTTGCTTCAGAATCGCGTAATTTGCGTCTTGGGCTTGCTACTGATAGATTTAATCCGTTTGGCGATCTTTCCCCATCCCACA GAAAGAAACAACCAGGTAGAGACATCGATATATACTTGCAACCACTGATAGATGATCTGATTGAGTTGTGGGATAACGGCGTGGAGGTTTATGATAAATTTAGTAACACAATGTTCAACTTGAaggcattattgatgtggacgatAAATGATTTTCCTGCTTATGGTAATCTATCTGGATGTACGTATAAAGGGAAGGCATCCTGCCCTCTTTGTGGTGATAATACTCTTTCGACCTGGTTGTCGTTTAGTCGTAAAACTGTTTACATGAATCATAGGAGATTTCTACCTTATAATCATCATCTTCGATCTAGTAAGAAGAAAGCTATGTTCAATGGAGATATTGAGAGGAATGAAAAGCCACCTATTATGTCTGGTGTTGTGGCCTTTGAACGTCAGAGCAGTATTGTGAATGATTTTGGGAAAGTGAAGCAGAACGAGGCggagaaaaggaaagataaagaggaaaagaagaataagaagaataatAACCAGAAAAAGGTTCAGAGTAGTGCGACAACAGATGCAAATGACGGTAATTCTAAGTGTGGGAAGCGGAAAAGGGAAGTTGCTACTGATGTCGGTTCgagtgctgctgctacttctggtGCACATGATGCTGACCATCCGATATTCAACAAACAGTCCATATTTTTCGAATTTCCTTACTGGAAG GAggcatttctcgaaatatggttGCTTGAGAGTCCTTAA